The Acidobacteriota bacterium DNA window AAAACTCACGCCGGGATAGTTTACGGTTCGCCCGCGAGGGGTTGTCAGGAGTTGTCAGTGGGTGGCCTAGCCTGTCTTGCGTTTGGCGCCGCGCTGCCGCTCGGCCATGTACGAGCGCAGCACCGCGTTCATGCGCGACTGATAGCGTGGGCCCTGCGCCTTGAACCAGTCGAGTACATCCGCGTCCACCCGGAGCGAAATGGGTTGTTTCGCCACCGGCTCGACGACGGTGGCGCCTTCCCAGAAATTGGCCGGCAGGTTCGCGAGTTCCGCTGGAGACGTGGCGAGAATCTCGCGGTCGGTGAGTCGCTGTAAGCGGCGCACGTCCGCGCGCCCACGCAGGGCCGGATCAGGCTTGGTCCGTGACTTGTTGGTAGATCGTGCGCTCATGGCGGCTACTCACTCTCGCTGAGATGATTCGTCTCTCGGTTACGCCGTCGGTACCTGCTCGGTCGGTGTAGACCACCGTCAG harbors:
- a CDS encoding BrnA antitoxin family protein — encoded protein: MSARSTNKSRTKPDPALRGRADVRRLQRLTDREILATSPAELANLPANFWEGATVVEPVAKQPISLRVDADVLDWFKAQGPRYQSRMNAVLRSYMAERQRGAKRKTG